A region of Leifsonia xyli DNA encodes the following proteins:
- a CDS encoding pyruvate formate-lyase — translation MPNGLIDDASLRVHPDGLALSLTIPWYRSLWLSSVTTLRLTLDGAEVPEEDLAFELDGVRYAIPDLPQQSDVLWYLQSHPLLIVRRDPAVALGETHEVELHGELRLPYMQIAPGADGGPGVYVPNVVHQRLTLSAGDRDATPPALATEVPPAPAATDEDPFRLGLTLYSASAEFRAGWYDFDGLLDRVAELGIGPGIEIVASQMLPAYPALSDEFVSKWRAAFDRHGFDASSFGANLDMGKRRDRDMTPDEEFEVSELLFRDAKTLGFPLVRIQSAKPELLRRLLPVAEELELKLAYEIHAPMGPNSPEIMKVRDVYAELDSPLLGFVADFSSTMHSMSPTLLRAVSRAGLDDEGVQRLQDIWATDAPMRARQEEFIQYLRGRDFDPGRLGAFARLAFNMHGHVDPHEWADIMPQILHVHAKFYDIDERGQEPAIDYPELVRIFVEGGYRGYWSSEWEGHAFAELGEVDPLLLVRKQHDLIRASMRALQPAGR, via the coding sequence ATGCCCAACGGGCTCATCGACGACGCGAGCCTGCGCGTCCACCCGGACGGCCTCGCGCTCTCGCTCACCATCCCGTGGTACCGCAGCCTGTGGCTGTCGTCGGTCACGACGCTGCGGCTGACCCTCGACGGCGCGGAGGTGCCGGAGGAGGACCTCGCGTTCGAGCTGGACGGCGTGCGCTACGCGATCCCGGACCTTCCGCAGCAGAGCGACGTGCTCTGGTACCTGCAGTCGCATCCGTTGCTGATCGTCCGCCGGGACCCGGCCGTCGCGCTGGGCGAGACGCACGAGGTCGAGCTGCATGGCGAGCTCCGGCTGCCGTACATGCAGATCGCCCCGGGAGCCGACGGCGGTCCGGGCGTGTACGTGCCGAACGTCGTGCACCAGCGGCTCACCCTCAGCGCCGGTGACCGCGACGCGACGCCGCCCGCCCTCGCGACGGAGGTGCCGCCGGCACCTGCGGCGACCGACGAGGACCCGTTCCGGCTCGGCCTCACCCTCTACTCGGCGAGTGCGGAGTTTCGGGCCGGGTGGTACGACTTCGACGGCCTGCTCGACCGGGTCGCCGAGCTCGGCATCGGGCCGGGCATCGAGATCGTCGCGTCCCAGATGCTCCCGGCCTACCCGGCGCTCTCCGACGAGTTCGTCTCGAAATGGCGGGCCGCCTTCGACCGGCACGGCTTCGACGCCAGCTCGTTCGGCGCGAACCTCGACATGGGCAAGCGCCGCGACCGCGACATGACCCCCGACGAGGAGTTCGAGGTCAGCGAGCTGCTGTTCCGGGATGCGAAGACGCTGGGCTTCCCGCTGGTGCGCATCCAATCGGCGAAGCCCGAGCTGCTGCGGCGGCTCCTGCCCGTCGCGGAGGAGCTCGAGCTGAAGCTGGCCTACGAGATCCACGCTCCGATGGGCCCGAACTCGCCCGAGATCATGAAGGTGCGCGACGTCTACGCCGAGCTCGACTCCCCGCTGCTCGGCTTCGTCGCCGACTTCTCCTCGACGATGCACAGCATGTCGCCCACGCTGCTGCGCGCGGTGAGCCGCGCCGGGCTCGACGACGAGGGTGTGCAGCGCCTGCAGGACATCTGGGCGACGGACGCGCCCATGCGCGCGCGTCAGGAGGAGTTCATCCAGTACCTGCGCGGCCGCGACTTCGACCCCGGCCGGCTCGGCGCCTTCGCCCGTCTCGCGTTCAACATGCACGGACACGTCGACCCGCACGAGTGGGCGGACATCATGCCGCAGATCCTTCATGTGCACGCCAAGTTCTACGACATCGACGAGCGCGGCCAGGAGCCGGCGATCGACTACCCGGAGCTCGTCCGCATCTTCGTCGAGGGCGGCTACCGCGGCTACTGGTCGAGCGAGTGGGAGGGCCACGCCTTCGCGGAGCTCGGCGAGGTCGACCCGCTGCTGCTGGTGCGGAAGCAGCACGACCTCATCCGGGCGAGCATGCGGGCGCTGCAGCCCGCAGGACGGTAG
- a CDS encoding LysR family transcriptional regulator, producing MTDYPLMSRLDLNLLIALDALLTERSVTRAAERLRLSQPALSASLSRLRIHFNDPILARRGNTYELTPLALRLADHTTIALEAARRVFESQAAWDPSESVRQFSIFGSDYGFTTIGRVVSELAAQQAPGVHFRFMLHNPTVVEDAANRLRSVDGMVIPHGFLTELPFVDLWQDEWAAIVAETNDTVGDTLSREELSTLPWVMNYQSRSAFTSAERQVQQLGIEPNVEVVVESFLAIPHFIAGTGRVGIIHRALVPLAQQAGAVRVVGLPFEPTPIMNALWWHPVHTHDPEHTWMRGLFEEAGRIVAAGVRA from the coding sequence GTGACCGACTATCCGCTGATGTCGCGGCTCGATCTGAACCTGCTGATCGCCCTCGACGCGCTGCTCACCGAGCGCAGCGTCACGCGCGCCGCCGAACGGCTCCGGCTGAGCCAACCGGCCCTCAGCGCGTCGCTCTCGCGGCTCCGCATCCACTTCAACGACCCGATTCTCGCCCGCCGGGGCAACACGTACGAGCTGACGCCGCTCGCCCTGCGGCTGGCGGACCACACGACCATCGCGCTGGAGGCCGCGCGCCGCGTGTTCGAGAGCCAGGCGGCGTGGGACCCGTCGGAGTCGGTGCGCCAGTTCTCCATCTTCGGGTCCGACTACGGCTTCACCACCATCGGGCGCGTGGTCTCCGAGCTGGCCGCGCAGCAGGCGCCGGGTGTCCACTTCCGCTTCATGCTCCACAACCCGACCGTGGTCGAGGATGCGGCGAACCGGCTCCGGTCGGTCGACGGCATGGTCATCCCCCACGGCTTCCTGACCGAGCTGCCGTTCGTCGACCTGTGGCAGGACGAATGGGCCGCGATCGTCGCCGAGACGAACGACACGGTGGGCGACACACTGTCGCGCGAGGAGCTGTCCACGCTGCCCTGGGTGATGAACTACCAGTCCCGCTCGGCCTTCACGTCGGCCGAACGCCAGGTTCAGCAGCTCGGCATCGAGCCGAACGTGGAGGTCGTGGTCGAGAGCTTCCTCGCCATCCCCCACTTCATCGCCGGCACCGGGCGCGTCGGTATCATCCATCGGGCGCTGGTGCCGCTGGCCCAGCAGGCGGGCGCGGTGCGCGTCGTCGGCCTCCCGTTCGAGCCGACGCCGATCATGAACGCTCTGTGGTGGCATCCCGTGCACACCCACGACCCCGAGCACACGTGGATGCGCGGCCTCTTCGAGGAGGCGGGCCGCATCGTCGCCGCCGGCGTCCGCGCCTGA
- a CDS encoding sugar ABC transporter permease has translation MTKTQTQVRAPHRAPHTKAYRVRLGSWWWALPALVLTLIVIYVTTVTGGFFAFTNWSGLGPFDFVGLQNFVKIFQTPELIGSLWHTLFLAFGFLIFTNVFGLLFALALNRSLKSRYVLRTLIFMPVVVSPIAVSYIWKFIFDYNGPLNQALTAVGLPKQNWLADPTLAIWCVLVVMVWQNIGFVMVIYLAGLATVPIEMEEAAALDGAGPFKRFRFVVLPQIQPSVAIATTLTLIQGLRVFDQVVALTGGGPAGATQTLALEVYEQAFTYQQFGFGAALALILSLLILLFSIAQQYATRDRSLKEA, from the coding sequence ATGACGAAGACCCAGACCCAGGTGCGCGCGCCCCACCGCGCTCCCCACACGAAGGCCTATCGTGTACGGCTCGGCAGCTGGTGGTGGGCCCTTCCGGCCCTCGTGCTGACCCTGATCGTCATCTACGTCACCACCGTGACCGGCGGCTTCTTCGCCTTCACCAACTGGTCCGGCCTCGGGCCGTTCGACTTCGTCGGGCTCCAGAACTTCGTCAAGATCTTCCAGACGCCGGAGCTCATCGGCTCCCTCTGGCACACGCTGTTCCTCGCGTTCGGCTTCCTCATCTTCACGAACGTCTTCGGTCTGCTGTTCGCCCTCGCCCTCAACCGCTCGCTGAAGTCGCGCTATGTCCTGCGGACGCTGATCTTCATGCCCGTGGTGGTCAGCCCGATCGCCGTCTCGTACATCTGGAAGTTCATCTTCGACTACAACGGCCCCCTCAACCAGGCGCTGACCGCGGTCGGCCTGCCCAAGCAGAACTGGCTGGCCGACCCGACGCTCGCGATCTGGTGCGTGCTGGTCGTCATGGTGTGGCAGAACATCGGTTTCGTCATGGTCATCTACCTGGCCGGCCTCGCGACCGTGCCGATCGAGATGGAGGAGGCCGCGGCGCTCGACGGGGCCGGCCCCTTCAAGCGGTTCCGCTTCGTCGTCCTGCCCCAGATCCAGCCGTCGGTCGCTATCGCCACCACGCTGACGCTCATCCAGGGCCTGCGGGTCTTCGACCAGGTCGTCGCCCTCACCGGCGGAGGCCCGGCCGGTGCGACGCAGACGCTGGCACTCGAGGTCTATGAGCAGGCGTTCACCTACCAGCAGTTCGGATTCGGCGCGGCTCTCGCCCTCATCCTCAGCTTGCTGATCCTGCTCTTCTCCATCGCGCAGCAGTACGCGACGCGCGACCGCTCGCTCAAGGAGGCGTGA
- a CDS encoding ABC transporter permease — MFRYTKKTLTIEIITLIAAVIMLLPFWILLVGSLKTLPAILDSAAIAPPTSPTIDNFVQLLSPASSSSGNIWAGLFSSVIITAGSIVLLVALGSVAAYGIARSTSKWSRRSYYLFLTAIILPTQLGTLPLYIGARNVGLVGNPWGMILIYTGMLMPLSVFLYANFFRNLTPEYEEAAIIDGANRYQVFQKVVFPLMSPATGTVAILAGLIVWNDFFTSLIFLNGTAWQTLPVVMYSYVGSLVSQWNLIFAVVIVSMIPILAFYAFAQKRFIQGYAGGLKG, encoded by the coding sequence ATGTTCCGCTACACCAAGAAGACGCTCACTATCGAGATCATCACGCTGATCGCCGCGGTGATCATGCTCTTGCCGTTCTGGATCCTGCTGGTCGGGTCGCTGAAGACCCTCCCGGCCATCCTCGACTCCGCCGCCATCGCACCGCCGACGAGCCCGACTATCGACAACTTCGTCCAGCTCTTGTCGCCGGCGTCGTCGTCCTCGGGCAACATCTGGGCCGGCCTGTTCTCCAGCGTGATCATCACGGCGGGGAGCATCGTGCTCCTGGTCGCGCTCGGCTCGGTCGCCGCCTACGGTATCGCCCGCTCCACCAGCAAATGGAGCCGCCGCTCGTACTACCTGTTCCTCACGGCGATCATCCTCCCCACGCAGCTCGGCACCCTCCCGCTCTACATCGGAGCACGGAACGTCGGCCTCGTCGGCAACCCCTGGGGAATGATCCTCATCTACACCGGGATGCTGATGCCGCTGTCGGTGTTCCTGTACGCCAACTTCTTCCGCAACCTCACCCCGGAGTACGAGGAGGCGGCGATCATCGACGGCGCCAACCGTTACCAGGTGTTCCAGAAGGTCGTCTTCCCGCTGATGTCGCCGGCGACCGGAACGGTCGCCATCCTCGCCGGGCTCATCGTCTGGAACGACTTCTTCACGTCGCTGATCTTCCTGAACGGCACCGCCTGGCAGACGCTGCCCGTCGTGATGTACAGCTACGTCGGGTCGCTGGTCTCCCAGTGGAACCTGATCTTCGCCGTCGTCATCGTGTCGATGATCCCGATCCTGGCCTTCTACGCCTTCGCGCAGAAGCGGTTCATCCAGGGCTACGCGGGCGGGCTCAAGGGCTGA
- a CDS encoding xylan 1,4-beta-xylosidase: MATDSRRGPDRGDGTFLNPVLPGDRPDPSVLRVGDAFYLTYSSFDASPGLTVWRSPDLVNWTFVTCALAEPHSTVFAPDLVEHDGRYFIYFPYIPSAWSEEIAAPEVWVVHADSPEGPWSEPVFTGISGAIDPGHIQGEDGERYLFVNGVRRCRLSADGLTAVTSLEKVYDGWRYPDEWITEAYALEGPKLFRRGDWFYLVSAVGGTGGPATGHMVIVARSQSVHGPWENAPHNPVARTWSADEAWWSRGHATLVDAGDDSWWMVSHGYENGYRTLGRQALLEPVEWTEDDWPTAPSRDLGAPIRKPVDGASPVAVPAPSDDFTAFAWGERWVFDNPARDELGRARLEGGLVLRGKGRGPADSSPLTTWSMDRAYEVEVELEVRDGSTGGLLLYFDDRLFYGMGWDGEAMQSYAGGIRTHWREPAEPGATIELRLRNDHHLVTGWHRRPGGEWTRHGIRYDTSGAHSATINDLKSLRPALFASGDGEVVFRGFRYRALGEVAS, encoded by the coding sequence GTGGCGACCGACAGCCGTCGCGGACCCGATCGAGGGGACGGGACGTTCCTCAACCCCGTCCTGCCCGGGGACCGGCCGGACCCGTCGGTGCTGCGCGTCGGCGATGCCTTCTACCTGACCTACTCGTCGTTCGACGCGTCACCGGGGCTGACGGTCTGGCGCTCGCCGGACCTCGTCAACTGGACCTTCGTGACCTGCGCGCTCGCCGAGCCGCACAGCACGGTCTTCGCTCCGGATCTGGTGGAGCACGACGGGCGGTACTTCATCTACTTCCCGTACATCCCGAGCGCCTGGTCGGAGGAGATCGCGGCGCCGGAGGTGTGGGTGGTCCACGCCGACAGCCCCGAAGGGCCGTGGAGCGAACCCGTTTTCACCGGGATCTCGGGTGCCATCGACCCGGGGCACATCCAGGGTGAGGACGGCGAGCGCTACCTGTTCGTCAACGGCGTCCGGCGCTGCCGGCTGAGCGCGGACGGGCTGACAGCGGTCACCTCGCTGGAGAAGGTCTACGACGGCTGGCGCTACCCCGACGAGTGGATCACCGAGGCCTACGCGCTCGAGGGGCCGAAGCTCTTCCGGCGCGGCGACTGGTTCTACCTCGTGAGCGCGGTCGGCGGCACCGGCGGCCCGGCGACCGGCCACATGGTGATCGTCGCGCGCTCCCAGTCCGTGCACGGCCCGTGGGAGAACGCGCCGCACAACCCCGTCGCCCGCACCTGGTCAGCGGACGAGGCATGGTGGTCCCGGGGCCACGCGACGCTCGTCGACGCCGGGGACGACTCCTGGTGGATGGTGTCCCACGGCTACGAGAACGGATACCGGACGCTCGGGCGCCAGGCTCTTCTCGAGCCGGTCGAGTGGACGGAGGACGACTGGCCGACGGCGCCCTCCCGCGACCTCGGCGCCCCGATCCGGAAGCCGGTCGACGGCGCGTCGCCGGTTGCAGTTCCGGCGCCCTCGGACGACTTCACGGCATTCGCATGGGGCGAGCGCTGGGTGTTCGACAACCCGGCCCGCGACGAGCTCGGCCGCGCACGGCTCGAGGGCGGTCTCGTCCTGCGTGGCAAAGGCCGCGGACCCGCCGATTCCTCCCCGCTGACGACCTGGTCGATGGATCGCGCGTACGAGGTCGAGGTCGAGCTGGAGGTGCGCGACGGTTCCACCGGCGGCCTCCTGCTGTACTTCGACGACCGGCTGTTCTACGGGATGGGCTGGGACGGCGAGGCCATGCAGAGCTACGCCGGCGGCATCCGGACACACTGGCGCGAGCCCGCGGAGCCCGGCGCGACGATCGAGCTGCGCCTGCGGAACGACCACCACCTCGTGACCGGCTGGCACCGTCGGCCGGGTGGCGAGTGGACGCGGCACGGCATCCGCTACGACACCTCCGGCGCCCACTCGGCGACGATCAACGACCTGAAGAGCCTGCGCCCGGCCCTCTTCGCCTCAGGCGACGGCGAGGTCGTCTTCCGGGGCTTCCGCTACCGCGCGCTCGGCGAGGTGGCGTCATGA
- a CDS encoding glycosyl hydrolase, which produces MTVDLDALIARMTWEQKLLQLQIVWRPDAAEREALLRRGIGSTFWPPSAEETNAAQRIAVEESELGIPVLVGLDVIHGQFTIFPTPLAQAASFDPAVAELDARVSASEARSAGVTWTFSPMVDVSRDPRWGRVVEGYGEDVYLASVFAAAKVAGYQGRTLAAGDAIASCLKHFVAYGAGEAGRDYNSADVSDRRLRETYLEPFRAGVEAGAATVMAAFTSLNGTPMHANRALLTGVLKDEWGFDGVVVGDADGVAQLVQHGVAADERAAVVAALEAGVDIVMGGSILVDADGVAFVTPEELSEDRVDDAVRRVLRLKQRLGLFEHPFVDESAAAHETTERYRDLARQAAERCTVLLTNGGALPLPDHGRILLAGPYARSLDHLGTWVQHFASPVRESLVDAVATELPAVDWDVVDGCGFFDATDASLGEAVSRAADADLVVVAVGEPSRISGEASSRADISLPEAQRRLIHALCDVGARVVVVLVTGRPLVVEDWIDRVDAVLCVWHLGSEAPAAIARALSGRVNPGGRVPMTFPRAVGQVPIHYDHERTGRPARTGGALLPETIQEFTGPNNTDDYYTSKFLDLPLGPRFDFGHGLSYTSFALDGVVLSADTVTADGLKAGLRAEVTVANTGDRAGDDVIMLFVTDEVATVTQPVRRLRAFSRVTLAPGESTTVAFRLDADDLTFWADGARRVLEPGEFTVTIGDGTSEQRLALRLTEAA; this is translated from the coding sequence ATGACCGTCGACCTCGACGCGCTCATCGCGCGGATGACCTGGGAGCAGAAGCTCCTCCAGCTGCAGATCGTGTGGCGGCCGGACGCCGCGGAGCGCGAGGCGCTGCTGCGGCGCGGTATCGGCTCGACGTTCTGGCCGCCGAGCGCGGAGGAGACCAACGCCGCGCAGCGGATCGCGGTGGAGGAGTCCGAGCTCGGCATCCCGGTGCTCGTGGGCCTCGACGTCATCCACGGGCAGTTCACGATCTTCCCGACGCCCCTCGCCCAGGCGGCGAGCTTCGACCCGGCGGTGGCGGAGCTGGATGCGCGGGTCTCCGCCTCCGAGGCGCGCTCGGCGGGCGTCACCTGGACCTTCTCGCCGATGGTCGATGTGTCACGCGATCCGCGCTGGGGACGGGTCGTCGAGGGATACGGCGAGGATGTGTACCTCGCCTCGGTCTTCGCCGCCGCGAAGGTCGCCGGCTATCAGGGCAGGACTCTCGCCGCGGGCGATGCCATCGCCTCCTGCCTCAAGCACTTCGTCGCGTACGGCGCGGGGGAAGCGGGCCGCGACTACAACAGCGCGGACGTCTCCGATCGCCGCCTGCGCGAGACGTACCTCGAGCCGTTCCGCGCCGGGGTCGAAGCGGGCGCGGCGACCGTCATGGCCGCATTCACTTCGCTCAACGGAACCCCGATGCACGCCAACCGCGCGCTGCTGACCGGTGTGCTGAAAGACGAGTGGGGGTTCGACGGCGTGGTCGTCGGCGACGCCGACGGCGTTGCGCAGCTCGTGCAGCACGGGGTCGCCGCGGACGAGAGGGCCGCCGTGGTCGCCGCGCTCGAAGCGGGGGTCGACATCGTGATGGGAGGCAGCATCCTGGTCGACGCCGACGGGGTCGCCTTCGTGACGCCCGAGGAGCTCTCGGAGGATCGCGTGGACGATGCGGTGCGCCGCGTCCTCCGTCTCAAGCAGCGGCTCGGGTTGTTCGAGCACCCGTTCGTCGACGAATCGGCGGCCGCACACGAGACCACGGAACGCTACCGGGATCTCGCGCGCCAGGCGGCCGAACGCTGCACCGTCCTCCTGACGAACGGCGGCGCGCTGCCGCTTCCCGACCACGGGCGCATCCTGCTCGCGGGGCCGTACGCCCGGAGCCTCGACCACCTCGGCACCTGGGTCCAGCACTTCGCGTCGCCGGTCCGCGAGTCGCTCGTGGACGCTGTCGCGACCGAGCTTCCCGCGGTGGACTGGGACGTTGTCGACGGCTGCGGATTCTTCGACGCCACCGACGCCTCCCTCGGCGAAGCCGTTTCACGTGCGGCTGACGCCGACCTCGTCGTCGTGGCCGTCGGCGAGCCCAGCCGCATCTCCGGCGAGGCCAGCTCGCGCGCCGACATCAGCCTCCCGGAGGCCCAGCGGCGCCTCATCCACGCCCTCTGCGACGTCGGCGCACGCGTCGTGGTCGTGCTGGTCACCGGGCGACCGCTCGTGGTAGAGGACTGGATCGACCGGGTGGATGCGGTGCTGTGCGTCTGGCACCTCGGCTCCGAGGCGCCGGCGGCCATCGCACGCGCGCTGTCGGGCCGCGTGAACCCGGGCGGCCGCGTGCCGATGACCTTCCCGCGGGCGGTGGGCCAAGTCCCCATCCACTACGACCACGAGCGCACGGGGCGTCCGGCGCGCACCGGCGGCGCGCTGCTGCCGGAGACGATCCAGGAGTTCACCGGCCCGAACAACACCGACGACTACTACACGTCGAAGTTCCTCGACCTCCCGCTGGGACCGCGCTTCGATTTCGGGCACGGCCTCAGCTACACCTCGTTCGCCCTCGACGGCGTCGTGTTGTCGGCCGACACCGTCACCGCCGACGGTCTGAAGGCGGGCCTCCGTGCGGAGGTGACGGTCGCCAACACGGGCGACCGCGCGGGCGACGACGTGATCATGCTGTTCGTCACCGACGAAGTCGCCACGGTGACCCAGCCGGTGCGCCGCCTGCGCGCCTTCTCCCGCGTGACCCTCGCGCCAGGCGAGAGCACTACGGTCGCGTTCCGGCTGGACGCCGACGACCTCACCTTCTGGGCCGACGGCGCCCGGCGGGTGCTCGAGCCCGGCGAGTTCACCGTCACCATCGGCGACGGCACGTCCGAGCAGCGGCTCGCGCTGCGCCTGACGGAGGCAGCATGA
- a CDS encoding hydroxypyruvate isomerase: MYQLAPNIELLFTEAGDYQDRVRAAAAAGFTAVEMWGPTGVDAPATPKDLPALKAALQETGTVLTAQLSEPRTQFMIPPWDHSEFFRKLDEGVAIAQDLGCPRIVVGSGTGFGGWKRQVQLDKLIEIYQKAVAQIDGSGVTLALEPVNIRVDHPGSLLDRTSEAVYVARGVDSPFFGVLYDIYHSAVEGEDMAAELQNAGDLIAYVQLADAPGRGEPGTGDLDWTERLRILRASGYDGPIGLEYYPTQESAASVALIRDLAAAA, translated from the coding sequence ATGTATCAACTCGCACCCAACATCGAACTGCTCTTCACCGAGGCGGGCGACTACCAGGACCGGGTGCGCGCCGCCGCCGCCGCGGGCTTCACCGCCGTGGAGATGTGGGGGCCGACGGGCGTCGACGCGCCCGCGACGCCCAAAGACCTCCCGGCGCTGAAGGCCGCGCTCCAGGAGACGGGGACGGTGCTCACCGCCCAGCTCTCCGAGCCCCGCACCCAGTTCATGATCCCGCCGTGGGACCACTCGGAGTTCTTCCGCAAGCTCGACGAGGGCGTCGCCATCGCGCAGGACCTCGGCTGCCCGCGCATCGTCGTCGGCAGCGGGACGGGCTTCGGCGGCTGGAAGCGGCAGGTCCAGCTCGACAAGCTGATCGAGATCTACCAGAAGGCGGTCGCACAGATCGACGGCTCCGGCGTGACGCTCGCGCTGGAGCCCGTCAACATCCGCGTGGACCACCCCGGCTCGCTGCTCGACCGCACGTCCGAGGCCGTCTATGTAGCACGCGGCGTCGACTCGCCGTTCTTCGGCGTGCTCTACGACATCTACCACTCGGCCGTCGAGGGAGAGGACATGGCCGCCGAGCTCCAGAACGCCGGCGACCTGATCGCCTACGTGCAGCTCGCCGACGCCCCCGGGCGAGGCGAGCCCGGCACGGGCGACCTCGACTGGACGGAACGGCTGCGCATCCTGCGCGCGTCCGGGTACGACGGGCCCATCGGTCTCGAGTACTACCCGACCCAGGAGTCCGCGGCTTCGGTCGCGCTCATCCGCGACCTGGCGGCTGCGGCATGA
- a CDS encoding choline dehydrogenase, whose protein sequence is MSRYPDVVDVVIVGSGPTGAAYARILSEEAPDATIAVFEVGPTVSDPPGAHVKNIEDAAVRAQAQERSEGPGAGADTVSSPGAVTAGQRRARPGTYLLDEGYQEPGEDGMPVVAFSSNVGGMGAHWTGACPRPGDSERIAFLPDLDELLDEAGRLLNVTTDAFDGAPFTALVRERLAAAVDDGRPEERRVQRMPLAVHRRDDGRLVWSGSDVVFGDVTRSNPHFGLYDESLVTRVLLEDGHASGVEVRDRRSGETHVVRARFVVVAADALRTPQVLYASGIRPPALGRMLNDQSQVVYATRIRDAESAAGGAGGKTAGEHGLDEVVDGAISERSGVTWVPYTDDMPFHGQVMQLDASPIPLAEDDPVVPGSIVGLGLFCAKDLQWDDRVEFRDDELDWYGMPALRIHYTLTDRDREALDRARAQITALAEAVGDPLGDRPFTLPLGASLHYQGSTRMGETDDGRSVCSPDSEVWGAPGVFVAGNGVIPTPTACNPTLTSVALAVRGARRIASCL, encoded by the coding sequence ATGAGCCGGTACCCGGACGTCGTGGACGTCGTCATCGTCGGGAGCGGACCGACGGGCGCGGCCTACGCGCGCATCCTGAGCGAGGAGGCGCCGGACGCGACGATCGCCGTGTTCGAGGTCGGCCCCACGGTGTCGGATCCGCCCGGCGCGCACGTCAAGAACATCGAGGACGCCGCGGTCCGTGCCCAGGCGCAGGAGCGCTCCGAGGGTCCCGGCGCCGGAGCGGACACGGTCAGCTCCCCGGGGGCGGTCACCGCCGGGCAGCGCCGGGCGCGACCGGGCACGTACCTGCTCGACGAGGGCTACCAGGAGCCCGGCGAGGACGGCATGCCCGTCGTCGCGTTCTCCAGCAACGTCGGCGGGATGGGGGCGCACTGGACGGGCGCCTGCCCCCGCCCGGGAGACAGCGAGCGCATCGCCTTCCTGCCCGACCTCGACGAACTCCTCGACGAGGCCGGCCGGCTGCTCAACGTCACGACCGACGCCTTCGACGGCGCCCCCTTCACCGCGCTCGTCCGCGAGCGGCTGGCGGCCGCGGTCGACGACGGGCGACCGGAGGAGCGGCGCGTGCAGCGCATGCCGCTCGCCGTGCATCGGCGCGACGACGGCCGGCTCGTCTGGTCCGGATCGGATGTGGTGTTCGGCGACGTGACGCGCAGCAATCCGCACTTCGGCCTCTACGACGAGTCGCTCGTCACGCGCGTCCTCCTCGAGGACGGCCACGCGTCCGGCGTCGAGGTGCGCGACCGGCGCAGCGGAGAGACCCACGTCGTCCGCGCACGGTTCGTGGTCGTCGCGGCCGACGCGCTCCGGACACCGCAGGTGCTGTACGCCTCCGGCATCCGCCCGCCCGCGCTGGGCCGGATGCTCAACGATCAGTCGCAGGTCGTCTACGCCACGCGCATCCGCGACGCGGAGAGCGCCGCGGGCGGCGCCGGCGGCAAGACGGCCGGCGAGCACGGCCTCGACGAGGTCGTGGACGGCGCGATCAGCGAGCGCAGCGGCGTCACCTGGGTGCCCTACACCGATGACATGCCGTTCCACGGCCAGGTCATGCAGCTGGACGCGTCCCCCATCCCGTTGGCGGAGGACGACCCGGTGGTGCCGGGGTCGATCGTCGGCCTCGGGCTGTTCTGCGCGAAGGACCTGCAGTGGGACGACCGCGTGGAGTTCCGCGACGACGAGCTCGACTGGTACGGGATGCCGGCCCTGCGCATCCACTACACGCTGACCGACCGCGACCGCGAGGCCCTCGATCGTGCGCGGGCGCAGATCACCGCGCTCGCCGAGGCGGTCGGGGACCCGCTCGGCGATCGTCCCTTCACCCTGCCTCTCGGCGCATCCCTGCACTACCAGGGGAGCACGCGGATGGGCGAGACGGATGACGGCCGCAGCGTCTGCAGCCCGGACAGCGAGGTGTGGGGCGCTCCCGGCGTGTTCGTCGCCGGCAACGGCGTCATCCCGACGCCGACGGCCTGCAACCCGACGCTCACCTCCGTCGCGCTGGCGGTCAGGGGCGCTCGCCGAATCGCTTCTTGCCTTTAG
- a CDS encoding flagellar biosynthesis protein, whose product MIPDRIIEQGTLTTTGTRAAVEVRIPWYRALPASCIAGATLSVDGVPAPAETLRWELNGRERTFDDMKDDTEEWWFPLDSAVLSGDIPVTADDSEHEVAVDLTVFIPYIVIGDDEVLHIEEQDTKTMKAVTA is encoded by the coding sequence GTGATCCCCGACCGCATCATCGAGCAGGGAACGCTCACCACGACGGGCACCCGTGCCGCCGTCGAGGTGCGCATCCCCTGGTACCGCGCGCTCCCGGCGTCCTGCATCGCAGGCGCGACGCTGTCCGTGGACGGCGTGCCCGCTCCGGCCGAGACGCTCCGCTGGGAGCTCAACGGCCGCGAGCGCACCTTCGACGACATGAAGGACGACACCGAGGAGTGGTGGTTCCCGCTCGACTCGGCCGTGCTCTCGGGGGACATCCCGGTCACGGCCGACGACAGCGAGCACGAGGTGGCGGTCGACCTGACCGTGTTCATCCCGTACATCGTCATCGGCGACGACGAGGTGCTCCACATCGAGGAGCAGGACACCAAGACCATGAAGGCGGTGACGGCATGA